The Verrucomicrobium spinosum DSM 4136 = JCM 18804 DNA segment CGCAAATCGTCCGTGCGGGCGCTTTATGACAAGACGAACTTGTACCTGTTGCTGACCAGCGAGCAGGAGCCTGATGCGAAGCCGCCCTTGCCCGGTGCGCGGCGCGAGCAGCCTCTGGGGGACAAGGAATCCGTGGACATCTACCTGGCTCCTCAAGCGGGCCAGGAGCTGGCCTATCGCTTCATGACGGGCATTCATCCCACGGCCCGGTACGACGCGCTGAATGGAGCGGTGACAGACGTCATGGATCCACGCCATGGCAAGGACGATCCCGCCTTCAAAGGAGAGTGGGAGGTGCAGTCCCGCACTGATGTGGCAACTCGAACCTGGCAGGCGCTGGTGACCATTCCGTTTAAAACTCTGGGTGCTGCCGCCCCCGCCGCTGGCACCATCTGGAGGGCCAACTTTGCCCGTAACCATCCCGTCATGCGCGATCAAATCGACCGCTACATCTGGTCTTCAGCCATCGGCAATGGCAACATGAATGACCGGAGCTTGTTCGGGGATCTGGAGTTTAGGTAGTCTGAGGCCCTTTGAGCGGTACACAAGCGGGTGGGTGAGTTTTGGGTGCCGATTGCATTCGAGCGAGCCTTCCCTGTGAAGGTTGATTGCAGGATGGTCGGGATTGTTGTAACCGAAGAACCGCCAAATTCGTGAGTAAACGAAAGGCGGGGCCACAGGGAAGGCCCGCACTGGTTCATCAGTGGATTGGGGGAGTCCGGTTCGATCTGTTTTCTCCGCATTGATGGCACTAAGCGGCCGGTATCGAAAATGAATTTGTGGAGCCCGGGCATGCAGGAGTAATGGGGAGCGATCCCGGGACGTGGGCGCTTGGGTCTGGAACCCCGTGGAGATAGGTCAACGCTGCCCTGTGCCTGACTTTCGGGCAAATATGGCGTCGTGTGACCAGTTGGACGCATCCAGGCGGCTTTCGCCGATTTCAGTACCGGGGCGCAAAACGGGTTGTTTCGGGAGGAATTCAACTCATAGTCGCCCGCCCAAACAAATGGACGCTAAGAACCCGAATCTTTTCTATCTCTACGGACCTCCTGCCTCGGGGAAAAGCACGCTTCTGGTCTATTTGGCCCTGAACTGCCCAGACTGCACAACGATTGATCTGGAAGCGCTTCATGATGGGGCAGACCGGGCGGCGTTCCCCCAATTGCTCCCATCTTATAGACACCAAAATCTAGTCTTCGTCGGAGCGGCGGACGTGAGCCCTGACTCTCTGCCTGCGGGCAGCAAGGTTATCGCGCTCATCCATTCAGACGTGGATGGGTATCTCAATCGAGTGTCACGCCGCGATGCGAAGAAAGCGAGGAACCGCAATCAGAATGCTGCGGAACATTTTCTAGGCATCAAGGAGTACCTGAAGTATCATCCACCGTTCCTGACCATCGATCCCCTCGAGTATGAGGGACGTTTTGATGAGTTGGCCCTCGCTGTGCTGGCGAAGGCACGGGAAGCCTCCGTCAAGGACCCAGAAAACGCCTGACGGCGTGATATGACGTCCCGCGACGTGCCTTCGTCCTGAAGTTTGTTCTCTGATGAAAAGTCTATTAAATCGGCTCAAAATGTCTCGCAAGCGGAGCATGGAGGGCGTTCAGTGTCGATTCTTCGGCACCTCAACCATCTATTTGCAAGGCGGCGTGTATGATCCACGGGACCCAACCCGAAGCTTCAATGTTGAGCTCCTTGATGCGGATACGGGTGAAGTGGTGGGGAAGTCGAGGGCGGACGGGAGATCTGCCAAGTCCGATGTTCCTCACGGGCACGGCTTTTCGCTTCCCATCCCGGAATCTTGGTTGAGCTCAGGGGAGGCGATCAGGCAGTTTCAATTCAGAGTTGTGGAGTCGGGGCAGCTCTTCCCGAAGGTGCGACGCGAGCTCCCGCTGGCCAGGATGCTCAAAGACTTCGAGCGTAGTTGTGGGCGGTCCGCACCGCTGGTGGCCGGGTTGCGAGATGCGGCTGTCAGGCTGGATGCGATCAAAGGCCCGGACCTGCTCGTCGTCATGACGCATGAGCTCACCCGGACGGGAGCTCCCATGATTGCGCTCAGCACGATACGTCATCTAGTGAGCAAGGATGGAGCGAGGGTCGTGCTGTTGACTCTGGGCACGGCTGGTAAGTTGTACCAGGAGTTCAGCGAGGTGAGCGAACTCATCGTGGAGAATCTGGGTGAGTGCCTTAAGCATGCGCTGCCAGAGACGCGCAAGTTTTTCAAGGTTCTTGCCACGGCCGCAGAGCAGCGAGTTGCCCTCAGCAACTCACTGTGTTGCGGTCAGCTGGCAGTCTTTTGCAAAGAGGCCGGATTCAAGGTGATATCCCTGGTGCATGAGTATCCTTATGCGTTCTCTCCAGACTGGGTTCAGAATCACTTCTCGGCAGTTGAGTCGGTGGTGTTTCCGTGCCGGCATGTGCATCAGAGCTTCTTGAAGCATGGTCCGGGACTCTTAACGGAGCCACACAGGTCTGAGCCTCTTAAAGTCTCCATCTTGCCCCAAGGGTGTTATCAACTAGAGCGCCCTCCCTTGGATACGAATGAGGCGGTGGACTTCGAAAAGCGATTTCGTGAGGAAAACTGCCTGGGTGCCGACAGCCGCCTGGTTGTTTCCTGCGGAACGCTGGATTCGAGAAAGGGGTTTGACTGGTTTGCCAGTCTCATACGGCACTATGGGAGAACTTCGCCCAAGACTGGAACCACCCACTTCCTCTGGATCGGTGGGGGAGGGAGTCCGGAGTTGTTTGAGCACGCCCTTCATGACATGCGGGGTGATGGAGTGATCGGTCAATTCCACCATATCAGTGACATGGAGGACGTGCGCCTTGCCATGAGGTTGGCCGATGTCTTCCTGCTCTGTTCGCGCATTGATCCTTTCCCTAGCGTGGTGCTGGAGTCCTTTGCAATGGGGGTGCCCGTGGTCGGTTTTGACAGGGATCAAGGGTGCGCTGAGATGATCATGGAGACCCGATTCGGGAGGGTGGTGCCGTATCAGGATCTGACGGCTGCCACGACGGCCATTGACCACCTGCTGGATGGCGCGACAGAAGCCATGGACGTGCGTAAAAACGGACATGCTTTCGTCAGTGAGAACTTCTCCTGTCAGCAATACGCCGAAGGCATTGCCGCGCTGTTGCGTGGCGAAGCGCTGCCGCCAGCAAAGCCTTTCACGCTTGGGGGAGGCTCCGCCGTGAGAAGTCAATTGCCTGCCACGGCTGCTGGCGACGGGGCGAACGTGTCGCCTGCGGATGCGATCTCACGGGGATTGGACTTTCTTGCCGCTACCCAGTTTGCGGATGGAGAGTTCCCCACACTGATCTCCTCCCGGGAGTCCTTGGATGACGGCGAGCTGGACAGCTCACCATTCGTGACGGCGCTCATGGTGCACTCCCTCCGTTCCTGCCTTCCGCGTTCGCGGGCCATGGTGGAGCGCGCCCTGGCTTTCCTTGAGGGGCAGATGGAACCGGGTGGCGTCTGGCGCTACTACACCCCCAAGCAGTTCAAGCACTCCAGAATTCCTCCCGATCTGGATGACACGGCTTGCGTCGCCTTTGTGATGAAGGACAACGGTCGCAGTCTGCCAGACAACACGTGGGTTTTTGGAGCCAACCGTTCGCCGGAAGGCCTCTATTACACTTGGCTCCAGCCGGGTGCGGCAAGTGGCGGGGGCGTGACGGCCTATCTCTCTACGCTAGAGGCTCTGGCCACTGTTCGCAGCCCCGCGAAGCCTCCCCGGCATACCGGGAATCCCCGATTCGCCCTGCCCAGAGACGTTGTGCCCGCCCGGGAGATTGACCCGGTGGTCAACGCAAATGTGGTGCTGTATCTCGGAGAGAGTGCGGACACCCAGCCGGCCATCTCTTACCTCAAGAATCTCGTGCTGGGGAACAGTGGTGAAATCAAAAGCGACTACTATGTTGATGACCTTGCGTTCTGCTACATGGTCGCGCGAGCGTGCGAGTGCAGTGCGCCGGGGCTGCGCGAAGTGGCAGGCGCTATGCGTTTCAGGATCGAGTCGCGTCTGGAGAAGTCGCTGGGAGAAGAGAAGCCTCTTGCTCTGGCGCTGGCTGGATGCAGCTTGTTGATCCTCTGTCCTGAGTCGGTCTGGGTGGACAGGGTGGCGGAGAGGATCCTCGGGCTACAGTGCGAGAACGGCTCCTGGCCTCGTGAGGCCTTCTACCGTGGCCCCGCCGAGTTCTGGGGTTCTGAGGAGCTGACCACGGCATTCTGCCTTGAGGCGTTGGAGCGACACGCCATCGCACGGGGTGGGGTGACGTCCGGTGACGGTAGGGGATGCTGTCCACGCTTGAAGGAAACAATCTGGCTTGATCCCGGTGCAGAAGCGTTCAGAAGGAACCCTTATCCCACCTACGCAGAGTTGCGCCAGCGTGAGCAGATCGTCTTCAACGAGTTTACGCAGACATGGCTTGTGAGCAGCCATGACCAGTGTCTCGAAGTGTTGAAGGATCCGGGCACCTTCACCACCCGGGGCACGTCTTTTGAAGAGACGCTGGTCGGGGCCGAAGGCGGGTCCCATGCAAGAGTCAGGGAGGTGGTGCGTGAGCTCTTTACGGCCAGGCGGCTACAGGAGCTGGAGCTCCTCGTGGGCGAGTGGGTGCCAAAGCTTTTTGCCGGGGCCAAGGGGCGGAGAACCTTCGATTTTTTGCACGAAGTGGCGGAACCGCTCCCCCTTAGGGTGATGATGTACCTGCTGGGGTTGGGGCAGGAAATGGCGGATCAGTCGAGGGAGTGGACCCGCGCGATCCTTATGGCCAGCCCTGAACGGCATGATACCCTCTCCCAGTGCAGGGCCTACTTCCTGAAGCACATTGAAAGCCTGCGCACCAAGCCAAACAACGTTCCATTGACGGCGATCATCTCCCCGGTGGATGACGGTGGCAGACTGACGGATGAGGAGATCGTGGATGTGTGCATGATCATCATGGCGGCCGCAGTTGTCACCACCACGGGATTCATCACGAATGCGACGGCCATCCTCGCGGACGATCCGGGGCTGGCCCAGCGGTTGCGGGAATGCCCCCAGGAAATCACGGTATTTGTGGAGGAAGTGCTCCGGTATGAGAGTCCCGTGCAGAACGTCTTCCGCTATGCCACGCGTGCCACGACTTTGGGCGGCCAGACCATAGCGCAAGGAGCCAGGGTGCAACTGCTTGTGGGATCAGCCAACCGCGATGAGGATAAAATGCCGGCGGCCGGGGCCTTGGATGCGTGCCGTCGTCCCAATCCGCATCTTGCATTTGGTCGTGGTGCACACCAATGTCTCGGCATGCAGCTCGCGAGGCTTGAGGCCAGGATCGTCATCCAGGAACTGCTGAAACAACTGCCGGAATTCTCGGGCGACTGGCCCCGGTCCGTGCCTCCGTTGTCCAACCACTCCTTTATGCGTCTTGCGGACCGGATGGTCCTGGTCTTGGGCAGCGGTCTGCCAGCGAGTGCAGAGGAACAGCACGCAGCCTCACCCATGTGCCCCTCCTGACGTAGAGTGCCGCTGCGGATGGCTTCGGCAATGCCGACCATCCCGCCGGGATGCGAAGTGATCTCACCCATGATGACCTCCCAGTTTGCCAGTCAGATCAGGGCCTTTGGCCGGTTCGGAGAATGGTGGCGGTACAAAATCAGTTATTTGTTCGTACCATTCTATTTCCTGCTGCCGGGGAGCGGGGCTGATGTCAGCTTGGCATTGAAATCATTCGTTTTGCTCTTGGGTTACTTCACCGCTGCGGCGGCATTCGGACACGTTATCAACGATTTGGGGGATGTTGAGGCCGACGAGAAAGCGGCCAAGGTGAACTCCTGCTCACAAGGGGGCAGGGTGCCGGCGTTGGTCACAGCTGTTTGTTTTGGGGTGCTGTCGATCATGCTCCTTTGGCTTGGCGGGGCTCCTTGGGCGGTGTTCGTGATGGCGTTTTTGGAGCTGGTCCTGTTTCTGGTTTACTCCTTCAAACCCCTGCGGTTGAAGGAATCAGTGACCGGGCTGTTGATTGACGCCGCCTATGCCCACGTGGTTCCTTTTGCGATCGCCACCTGGCTCACTTTTGAAGGGCCGGTGACGGCTCTTTACGCGGCGCTGTTCGCCTCTGCCATCGCCTGGCAGGGGATGGCAGGCTTGAGGGGGATCATCGGGCACCAACTGGAGGACTTGCTGGGGGACAAGGAGGCGGGGCTTCGCACGGCTGTGATTCAGATCGGGGCGGATAGGGCCAGGAGATGGCTGCGTTATTGCATCATACCCGCTGAGGGGCTCTTTCTGCTGGCCACCCTGCTGTGGGCCCTGGTCCTGTCACCACTGCCGGTTCTGGCGTTGCTTGTTTACAGTGTGATCTGGGAGGTGAAGCGGCGGCGCCAGACACGGTCATCCCAGGGAGGGGTGGATCAGGCATGGGCAGGCTTCCTGGACCGTTTCTACAGGGAGTGGTTGCCGCTGGCGACCTTGGCGGCCGTGATCATCGCGGCTCCCAAGTTCTGGCCGCTGTTGGTCTTGCATTTGGTCCTCTTTCACATCTCCTGGGGCAGCAGGGCTCCCGGGAGCCGCCGGGCCATTCCGCCTGCAGTGGTTGATCATCTCTTTACCAGGGTCGAAAAGAAGGGGGGCATTTTCGAGGTGGAGGGCTGCTACCTCACCTCGCAGCTGACCACACGCACAGACATCAACATCATCCTCAGCGCATGGATCGATGGGGCGCAGGCGTCAGCAGAGCTGGCCTACGCGCCCAATCGATTCTCAGACTTTTACCGCAAGTATCACATAGAGGAGACACCTGTGAGCTTCACCATGAGAATAAAGATCCCGGAGGCCAAGGTGAAGGTCGGCAAGGTTGAGTTGACTCTGGTGGCGGCCTGGGTGAATCCGAAGGAGCGGGTGGAGCTTTTTTCAAAGATGTTGCGGTTTGACCGTGGGCAGCTTGTTTGAAGATTGCTGCTCGAAGGTTTGGATGGTTTCCTCTCACCGCGCCTTCACTGCCAGGAACTCCCCTTTGCCCACGGGCACCAGCGCGGCGGTGAAGGTTTCGTCGGCATTCACTGCTGCCACGAAATCCGCGACTTCCTCGGGGTGGGAGGTGGCGTTGTCCACCACCAGGGTGCCGCCGGGGCGGAGGATTCGTTTCAGATGGGGCCACCAGGCCAGGTAGTCGGCCCGGTTGGAGTCGAGGAAAATCAGGTCGATGCTGTCCCTGCTGGCGTTGCTGAGGAAGTCGCTGGCGTCTCCTTCCACCAGGGTGATCAGTCCCTGCAACCCGGCCCGCTCGTAGTTCTCCCGTGCCATGGCCACCTTGACGGCGGAGCGTTCCAGCGTGGTGATGTGACCGCCGAGCGGCTGGGTGGCAAAGGCCAGCCACAGGGTGGAGTAGCCGTTGGAGGCACCCACCTCAAGGATGTGACGGGCCCCGGTTGCGCGGATGAGCGCTGCCAGAAACTCCCCGGTGTCGCGGGTGATGTTGAGCATCTTCGACTCCCGCTTCGTGTTGCCGAGGTCATTGTCTTCTCCAAAACGTTCCAGTTCAGAGAGCAGACTGTTGAGGGAGTCGGGGAGTTTTGACATGGGGGAGTCAGATGGGGCGAAGCAGAGCCAAAAGAAAAACGCACCTCAACGGCGGTTGAGATGCGTGGGCTTGTGCGGGCAAGGGGCTTGGCTGCGGCTTGCTTACGCGATCGCTTTCACGAGACCACCTTCCACGCGCACGGAT contains these protein-coding regions:
- a CDS encoding cytochrome P450; translated protein: MKSLLNRLKMSRKRSMEGVQCRFFGTSTIYLQGGVYDPRDPTRSFNVELLDADTGEVVGKSRADGRSAKSDVPHGHGFSLPIPESWLSSGEAIRQFQFRVVESGQLFPKVRRELPLARMLKDFERSCGRSAPLVAGLRDAAVRLDAIKGPDLLVVMTHELTRTGAPMIALSTIRHLVSKDGARVVLLTLGTAGKLYQEFSEVSELIVENLGECLKHALPETRKFFKVLATAAEQRVALSNSLCCGQLAVFCKEAGFKVISLVHEYPYAFSPDWVQNHFSAVESVVFPCRHVHQSFLKHGPGLLTEPHRSEPLKVSILPQGCYQLERPPLDTNEAVDFEKRFREENCLGADSRLVVSCGTLDSRKGFDWFASLIRHYGRTSPKTGTTHFLWIGGGGSPELFEHALHDMRGDGVIGQFHHISDMEDVRLAMRLADVFLLCSRIDPFPSVVLESFAMGVPVVGFDRDQGCAEMIMETRFGRVVPYQDLTAATTAIDHLLDGATEAMDVRKNGHAFVSENFSCQQYAEGIAALLRGEALPPAKPFTLGGGSAVRSQLPATAAGDGANVSPADAISRGLDFLAATQFADGEFPTLISSRESLDDGELDSSPFVTALMVHSLRSCLPRSRAMVERALAFLEGQMEPGGVWRYYTPKQFKHSRIPPDLDDTACVAFVMKDNGRSLPDNTWVFGANRSPEGLYYTWLQPGAASGGGVTAYLSTLEALATVRSPAKPPRHTGNPRFALPRDVVPAREIDPVVNANVVLYLGESADTQPAISYLKNLVLGNSGEIKSDYYVDDLAFCYMVARACECSAPGLREVAGAMRFRIESRLEKSLGEEKPLALALAGCSLLILCPESVWVDRVAERILGLQCENGSWPREAFYRGPAEFWGSEELTTAFCLEALERHAIARGGVTSGDGRGCCPRLKETIWLDPGAEAFRRNPYPTYAELRQREQIVFNEFTQTWLVSSHDQCLEVLKDPGTFTTRGTSFEETLVGAEGGSHARVREVVRELFTARRLQELELLVGEWVPKLFAGAKGRRTFDFLHEVAEPLPLRVMMYLLGLGQEMADQSREWTRAILMASPERHDTLSQCRAYFLKHIESLRTKPNNVPLTAIISPVDDGGRLTDEEIVDVCMIIMAAAVVTTTGFITNATAILADDPGLAQRLRECPQEITVFVEEVLRYESPVQNVFRYATRATTLGGQTIAQGARVQLLVGSANRDEDKMPAAGALDACRRPNPHLAFGRGAHQCLGMQLARLEARIVIQELLKQLPEFSGDWPRSVPPLSNHSFMRLADRMVLVLGSGLPASAEEQHAASPMCPS
- a CDS encoding UbiA family prenyltransferase — encoded protein: MMTSQFASQIRAFGRFGEWWRYKISYLFVPFYFLLPGSGADVSLALKSFVLLLGYFTAAAAFGHVINDLGDVEADEKAAKVNSCSQGGRVPALVTAVCFGVLSIMLLWLGGAPWAVFVMAFLELVLFLVYSFKPLRLKESVTGLLIDAAYAHVVPFAIATWLTFEGPVTALYAALFASAIAWQGMAGLRGIIGHQLEDLLGDKEAGLRTAVIQIGADRARRWLRYCIIPAEGLFLLATLLWALVLSPLPVLALLVYSVIWEVKRRRQTRSSQGGVDQAWAGFLDRFYREWLPLATLAAVIIAAPKFWPLLVLHLVLFHISWGSRAPGSRRAIPPAVVDHLFTRVEKKGGIFEVEGCYLTSQLTTRTDINIILSAWIDGAQASAELAYAPNRFSDFYRKYHIEETPVSFTMRIKIPEAKVKVGKVELTLVAAWVNPKERVELFSKMLRFDRGQLV
- a CDS encoding O-methyltransferase; this translates as MSKLPDSLNSLLSELERFGEDNDLGNTKRESKMLNITRDTGEFLAALIRATGARHILEVGASNGYSTLWLAFATQPLGGHITTLERSAVKVAMARENYERAGLQGLITLVEGDASDFLSNASRDSIDLIFLDSNRADYLAWWPHLKRILRPGGTLVVDNATSHPEEVADFVAAVNADETFTAALVPVGKGEFLAVKAR